The following DNA comes from Candidatus Deferrimicrobiaceae bacterium.
GTCCAGGCCGTCGACCGGGAGAGCATCGACGCGGCGGAGAGGGAAGTGGTGTCCCTTCTCCGGCAGCGGCACCGGATCGGCAGCGGCCAGGAGGAGGACTTCTCCGTGCGCAATCTCTCGGAGATGCTCGAGGTCGCGGAAGCCTCGACGCGGGTCATGAGCCTGCTGCTGGGGGCGATCGCCTCGGTTTCGCTCCTCGTGGGCGGGATCGGGATCATGAACATCATGCTGGTCTCGGTCACGGAGCGGACGCGCGAGATCGGGATCCGGCTCGCCGTGGGGGCGAAGGAGCGGGACATCCTGGTCCAGTTCCTGATCGAGGCGGTGTTCCTCTCGGTGGCGGGCGGGGCGATCGGGATCCTTCTGGGGATCGGGGGGTCGCTCCTCATCTCGCGGTTCGCCGGCTGGTCCACGCTCATCTCGCCCGGGGCCGTCCTCGTCGCGTTCAGCTTCTCCGCCGCGGTCGGGATCTTCTTCGGGTTCTACCCGGCCCGCAAGGCGTCGCGGCTCGACCCCATCGAGGCCCTGCGGCACGAGTAGCCGGCCCCCAGAGGCCCATTCCCGGAAGATTCCGGCATTCGAGTCCCGCTGCATCCCTGCCGGCTTCGTTGCCTTCCCTCGCCGTACCGCTGCGGGTACGCCTCGGTCTGGCGCCTCGCCGGACAGGGCGCATCGGCCCTCTCGGTGCACGGACTCTTCAGGAACGGGCCTCTGGAGGCCGGCAAGAACAGGGACGTTCATAAGAACTCTTCCTCCCCTGCTTGGGGTGCCGCATCTGCGCGCCCCGTTACGAGGGCGCCGGGAGCGGCTTCGCGGCCTCGGAGGGGGCTCCGTTCGTGGCTCGCCGTGCGGTGAACCTGCACGGCTGCGCTTAACCTCACTCCGCCCTCCTCCTTCGGCCTGCTCCGCCCACGGTGCGCCCGGACGCGAGTGCGCCGGCAACCGGAGGACCCGGGGCGCAGCGGGGGGTTCCGCGTAGCGGCCTATGGAGCGAGGCAGAAATTGCGTCGAGCGGAATCGGCAGCGAGCGGGCGCAAGGTCGCGAGCGTAGCGGAGGGGAATCCCCCGCAAGCCAGGGTCCTCCGGTCGCGGTCCTACCCCGGACTCCCCCGCGGAGGTTTCCCGGCTTTCGACGGGGTGCTCCCTCTGTATAATGGATCGACCTTTTCGCAGAAGGGCAATGCGGACCTCCCGGAGAGGGTTCAGAATGAGCGACAGACCGAAAGTGGTGATCACGCGGAAGTTGCCCGGGGTTTCCCTGTCGAGGATCGGGGAGAAGGCGGAGGCGGTGCTGTCGGACCGCGACGGGCCGATGCGCCGCAAGGAACTGCTCGGGAAGGTCCGCGGCGCCTCCGGCATCCTCTCCACGCTGGCGGACCGCATCGACGCCGCCCTCATGGACGCCGCGGGGAAGACGCTGCGGGTCGTGTCCAACTTCGCCGTGGGGGTCAACAACATCGACGTGGCGGAGGCGACGCGCAGGAGGATCCGCGTCTGCAACACCCCCGACGTCCTCACCGAGGCGACCGCGGACCTCGGGTTCGGGCTCCTGATGGCGGCCGCGCGCAGGTTCTCCGAATCGGAGCGGTTTCTTCGGGAGGGGAAGTTCTCGGGGTGGGACCCGTGGGGGTTTCTGGGGGTTCCCGTGTTCGGGAGGACGCTGGGGATCGTCGGGATGGGCAAGGTCGGCAGCGCCATCGCCGGGCGCGCGAGGGGGTTCGAGATGCGGGTCCTCTATCACAACCGTAACCGGCTCCCGAAGGCGCGGGAGAACGCCCTCCAAGTCCGGTACGCGGGGCTTGACGAACTGCTATCGGCGAGCGATTTCGTCGTGCTCTGCGTCCCGCTCACGCCGGAGACGCGGGGGATGATCGGCCGGGATCGCCTGCGGAGGATGAAGAGGGAGGCGGTCCTGGTGAACGTCTCACGCGGGGAGGTGGTCGACGAGAAGGCGCTTGCCGAGGCGCTCCGCGAGCGGCGTATCTTCGCGGCGGGTCTGGACGTCTACGAGAAGGAGCCGAAGATCCACCCCGGGCTGCTACGCGCCCCCTCCGCGGTGCTCCTTCCCCACCTGGGAAGCGCCACGACGGAGACCCGGGAGCGGATGGGGGGGTTGGCCACCGAAAATCTGCTGGCCGTCCTCTCGGGGGGCGACCCCCCGTGTCCCGTCAATTGAAGCCGAACCCCTTCCGTCTCAGGATCTCGGCCGGGTCGAACCCCCCCGTCTTGGAAAAGGGGATCCGGACGACGCCGACCATCGGGGTGTGGAAGCCGACGGATCCGTTGAACTCGTAGGTGACGGACCGGCCCAGGAGAGCGTCCCGGGCGGCGGTTACGATCAATTCGGGACGGAGGGAGAACGGCACCTTCACCACGGTCAGTCCCGACGCCCCGATACGGATGTCGTCGCGGTGCTCCCCTCCCGCGACCGTTTCCCGGCCGATGATCGCGGTATAGGCGACGTAGGAGACGTTCAGGGGATAGTCGTTCGGATTGTCCACCTCGAGGATCAGGGAGAGATTCCACGGCTTCCCGGGGTCGGTGAGCGGGTTCGACATGAGCGTCACGTCGATCAGACGGACCTTCGGTGTTTTGAACATTTCCTTGACCATGCCTCTGCAGGAGAGCGGGGAGATCGCGAGGGGCAGGAGGAGAAGGAGGTAGATCCGCTTGGGCGTGCGCATCTCCGATATCCGGGTTCCCTTGGGCTTCCCGGAAGAGGACCTCCTCTCGAAAGTTATTCTCATTATAGGAGTTCCCGGGGACGAGGTGGTGCATTTTTCCGTCGTCCGCCGCGGGATCGACGCAAGGCGCAAGGGGTCGATCCGGCGTGTCTACGCGGTGGATGTTTCCCTCGGCTCCCCCGCCCTCGAAGGGGAGGTCTGCGCCCGGGTTTCCTCGGCGCGTCCCCTTCTCCCCGCACCCGACCCGTTTCCCCGAGTCCCCGTCCCTCCCCCGCGCGTGCGGCCGGTCGTCGTGGGGGCCGGCCCCGCCGGCCTGTTCGCCGCCCTCACCCTCGCCGGGCACGGCGCGCCGCCGATTCTTCTGGAGAGAGGGCGTCCGGTCGAGGAGCGTTCCCGGCAGGTGGCCGTCTTCTGGAAGGAAGGGGTTCTGGACCCGGAGAGCAACGTGCAGTTCGGGGAGGGCGGTGCGGGGACGTTTTCCGACGGGAAGCTGACCACGCGGATCGGGGATCCGCTGGTCGAGCACGTGATCGGCGTCTTCGCCAAATTTTCCGGCCTTCCGGATCTGCCCCGGGAGGCGAAACCGCACGTGGGGACGGACCGCCTCCGGAAGTTCTGCGTCCGGATGCGGGAGAAACTTGCCTCGCTGGGGGTCGAGGTCCGGTTCGGGGCCCGGGTCGACGGGATCGGGACGGGGGGCGGGTCCCTCCGGTCGGTCCGCCTGTCCAGCGGCGAAGAATTTCCCTGCGAAAACCTCGTGCTGGCGATCGGGCACTCCGCCCGGGACACGGTCCGGATGCTTCTTTCCCAAGGGGTCCGGATCTCCGCGAAGCCATTCGCCGTGGGGTTCCGCGTGGAGCATCCCCAGGAGCGGATCGACCGGATCCAGTACGGGAGAATGGCGGGGAATCCCGGTCTGCCCCCCGCCGACTACCGACTGACGGCGCGCACTCCCTCCGGGCGCGCGGTCTACTCCTTCTGCATGTGCCCCGGAGGCGAGGTGATGACCGCCTCGTCCGGGCCCGGGGAGCTGCCCGTGAACGGGATGAGCGCCCATGCGAGGAACTCGGGGTTCGCCAGCAGCGGGATCGTGGCGGCCGTGACGGAGGACGATTACGGGACCGGCGACGTCCTGGCGGGCGTCGACCTGCAGAGGATCATCGAGGCCCGCGCCTTCCGGAAAGGGGGCGCTGATTTCGGCGTCCCCGCCATGAATCTATCGTCCTTCCTCACGGGGAAAAATCTCAACCTCTCCCGGGGGAGGGCGCTTGCCCCCCGGGTCGTGCGGGCGAACCTGGCCGGCATCCTGCCGCCCCGGGTGGAGGAAGACATCCGGTACGCGCTGGGGAAGTTCGGGGAGTCGATGCGCGGGTTCCTCTCCCAGGAGGGGACCCTGTACGCGGTCGAGTCGCGCACCTCCTCCCCCGTGCGGATCGAGCGGGAGAATTATGAGTCGGTTACCGTAAAAGGGCTGTATCCTGTGGGAGAGGGGGCGGGGCAGGCGGGGGGGATCGTCTCTTCCGCGGTGGACGGGATCCGTGCGGCGCTTTGCATCCTGGGAAAATTCTCCGGCGAAAAGGCGGGATAGGCGATGCCCAAGACGAAATTCGTGAAGGACATCCAGGAAGGGGAGCAGGTGAGGGACCTTTTCCTGGTGAGCAACAAGGCGGTTCTTTCCAGCAACTCCGGGAAGCCGTATATCAACCTCTCCCTGCGCGACCGGACCGGCCAGGTGGAGTGCCGCGTCTGGGACCGGGCCGAGGAGATCGCGAAGCGGTTCGACCGGGACGACATCGTCGAGGCGACGGGGAGCGCCATCCAGTACCAGGGGCGGATCCAGCTCAAGGTGCAGGATGTCCGGAGGGTGGAAGGGGAGGCGGACCTCTCCGATTTTCTCCCCGTGACCCGGAAGGGGATCGACCTTCTCTGGCAAGAACTGCAGGGGCTGGTGGGGGGGATCGCGGATCCGGACCTCTCCCGGCTGCTCCGGCAGGTCTTCCCGGACCCCCCGTCGACGGAGACGGCTCGACGGTTTAGGCAGGCCCCGGGGGGGAAGAGCATGCACCACGACTACATCGGGGGGCTGCTGGAGCACACGGTCTCGGTCGCCGCGATCTGCCGTTTCCTGTCCGGGCATTACGAAGGGGTGGACGCCGACATGCTGATTGCCGGCGCCCTCCTCCACGACATCGGGAAAGTAGGGGAGCTCTCCTACGAGGGGGCGTTCGACTACACGGACGAGGGGCGCCTGCTCGGGCACCTGTACATGGGCGCCGAGTGGGTGGCCGCGGAGTGCGCGCGGATCGAGGGGTTCCCCGCCGACAAGACGATGCTCCTGAAGCACATGGTCCTCTCCCACCACGGGGAGCTCGAGTACGGTTCCCCGAAGCGGCCCAAGACCCTCGAGGCGATCCTATTGCACTTCGTCGAAAACATGGACTCGAAGGCCAACGCCTTCCTCGAGGCGGTCGGGGACCTGCGGGAGGGGGCGAGCTGGACCGACTACCAGCGGATGTTCGAGAGAACCCTGTTCGCGGGGAAGAGGGAAAAGAAGTAAAGGCCCCGCCGTTTCCCCGGGGGACACGGGGCCGGGTCAGCCCACCTCGTCGAAGGCCCGGAGGCGGAAGATGACGCCTTCGATCGATTCCGCCAGCCGGCGCACCGCCCCGTGGTCGAGGGCGGGGAGGGCCACGGCGGTCGCCGTGACCGAGGGGATGTGCCTGGGCGCCTCCCGGAGAAAGTCGAGGAGGGCGGCGAAGGAGGCCTCTCCGTACCGGTTCGGGCAGATCCGGGCGTAAGTCGCGGCGTCGGGGGCGTTGAGGGAAACGGAGAGGGCGTCGACCAGGCCGGCGAGCTCCGGCAGGACGTTGCGCCCGTGGACGAGGTTCGCCAGCCCGTCGGTGTTGACCCGGATCGTGGCGCCCTTCGCCTTGAGCGCAGCGGCGATCTCCTTGACCTCCGGGAGCCGGAGGAGCGGTTCCCCGAACCCGCAGAAGACGACCTCGTCGTACACGGCGGGGTCGCCGACCTCCGCGATCGCCTCGCCCACGCCGGGTTCCCCGGGAAGCTTCAGGTAGTGTCCCTTCACGTGAAAGTCGCCCCGCTTCGCGCAGAACGTGCATACGTTGGTGCACCGGTTGGTGATGTTCAGGTACAGGGAGTTCCGGATCCGGTACGCGATGCGGACCTCCTCGTCGGCGGGGATCCGGAAGATCCGCTTCGCGCTCATCGTGGTGACCCGGGCCACGTCCTCGACGGACAGCCCTTTGATCTCGGCGATCCGTTTCGCCACGAGGGGGACGTACGAGGGCTCGTTCGTCTTCCCCCGGTGCGGGACCGGGGCCAGGAACGGGCTGTCGGTCTCGATCAGCAGCTTCTCGAGCGGGAGGCGGCGGACCGCCTCCGCCTGGGTCTCGGACCCCTTGTAGGTGATCGCCCCCGGCAAAGAAATGAGGAAGTTCATCCCGATCGCCCGGCGCGCCATCGCCAGGTCCCCGGAGAAGCAGTGGATGATCCCCCCCACTTCGGAGGCCCCCTCCTCCGCGAGGAGGGAAAGCACCTCCTCGTGGGCGTCCCGGTCGTGGACGACCACGGGGAGATTTCGCTTCCGGGCGAGGCGGATCTGCTCCCGGAACGCGGCGCGCTGCGCGTCCCTCGGGGACCGGTCCCGGAAGAAGTCGAGCCCCGTCTCGCCGACCGCGACCACCTTGTCGCACCGCGAGAGGAGGTCGAGACGCGAAAGGAGTTCCTCCGAGCATTCGGAGGCGTCGTGCGGGTGGAGCCCCACGGCCGCGTAGACCCCTCCGTGACGGTGGGCGATCTCGGTCGCCTTCTCGTCGCTCCTCGGGTGGATCCCGATCGTGACGATGTGGGCCACCCCCGCCTCGCGGGCCCGGCGGACGACGTCATCCTCCGCGTCGC
Coding sequences within:
- a CDS encoding TatD family hydrolase, with the translated sequence MFFDTHAHLDLPPLCDAEDDVVRRAREAGVAHIVTIGIHPRSDEKATEIAHRHGGVYAAVGLHPHDASECSEELLSRLDLLSRCDKVVAVGETGLDFFRDRSPRDAQRAAFREQIRLARKRNLPVVVHDRDAHEEVLSLLAEEGASEVGGIIHCFSGDLAMARRAIGMNFLISLPGAITYKGSETQAEAVRRLPLEKLLIETDSPFLAPVPHRGKTNEPSYVPLVAKRIAEIKGLSVEDVARVTTMSAKRIFRIPADEEVRIAYRIRNSLYLNITNRCTNVCTFCAKRGDFHVKGHYLKLPGEPGVGEAIAEVGDPAVYDEVVFCGFGEPLLRLPEVKEIAAALKAKGATIRVNTDGLANLVHGRNVLPELAGLVDALSVSLNAPDAATYARICPNRYGEASFAALLDFLREAPRHIPSVTATAVALPALDHGAVRRLAESIEGVIFRLRAFDEVG
- a CDS encoding LEA type 2 family protein; protein product: MRTPKRIYLLLLLPLAISPLSCRGMVKEMFKTPKVRLIDVTLMSNPLTDPGKPWNLSLILEVDNPNDYPLNVSYVAYTAIIGRETVAGGEHRDDIRIGASGLTVVKVPFSLRPELIVTAARDALLGRSVTYEFNGSVGFHTPMVGVVRIPFSKTGGFDPAEILRRKGFGFN
- a CDS encoding HD domain-containing protein: MPKTKFVKDIQEGEQVRDLFLVSNKAVLSSNSGKPYINLSLRDRTGQVECRVWDRAEEIAKRFDRDDIVEATGSAIQYQGRIQLKVQDVRRVEGEADLSDFLPVTRKGIDLLWQELQGLVGGIADPDLSRLLRQVFPDPPSTETARRFRQAPGGKSMHHDYIGGLLEHTVSVAAICRFLSGHYEGVDADMLIAGALLHDIGKVGELSYEGAFDYTDEGRLLGHLYMGAEWVAAECARIEGFPADKTMLLKHMVLSHHGELEYGSPKRPKTLEAILLHFVENMDSKANAFLEAVGDLREGASWTDYQRMFERTLFAGKREKK
- a CDS encoding FtsX-like permease family protein is translated as VQAVDRESIDAAEREVVSLLRQRHRIGSGQEEDFSVRNLSEMLEVAEASTRVMSLLLGAIASVSLLVGGIGIMNIMLVSVTERTREIGIRLAVGAKERDILVQFLIEAVFLSVAGGAIGILLGIGGSLLISRFAGWSTLISPGAVLVAFSFSAAVGIFFGFYPARKASRLDPIEALRHE
- a CDS encoding D-glycerate dehydrogenase, with product MSDRPKVVITRKLPGVSLSRIGEKAEAVLSDRDGPMRRKELLGKVRGASGILSTLADRIDAALMDAAGKTLRVVSNFAVGVNNIDVAEATRRRIRVCNTPDVLTEATADLGFGLLMAAARRFSESERFLREGKFSGWDPWGFLGVPVFGRTLGIVGMGKVGSAIAGRARGFEMRVLYHNRNRLPKARENALQVRYAGLDELLSASDFVVLCVPLTPETRGMIGRDRLRRMKREAVLVNVSRGEVVDEKALAEALRERRIFAAGLDVYEKEPKIHPGLLRAPSAVLLPHLGSATTETRERMGGLATENLLAVLSGGDPPCPVN